Proteins from a genomic interval of Cryptococcus neoformans var. grubii H99 chromosome 8, complete sequence:
- a CDS encoding endonuclease III, whose amino-acid sequence MSRRPNLRSTTSALNQRVAIIPTDAVKAEQPSSKLTYTSLRRPTRSSATVEEPAPPVKNSKLDIAKYEYKDRIPSPRKRPRINDVAKEEEVGTKTSPVKSPAKKPLPQVSLAKPHAAPAKWEEQYRLIEKMRRGIVAPVDDMGCERPRTNTEGDPKTFRFHILISLMLSSQTKDAVTSAAVTALHSSLPGGLSAASLAAAPLETIQECINKVGFWRRKAEYIQEAAKTLLEQEGDEKGDVPKTVEGLCKLKGVGPKMAFLALQCAWDINAGIGVDVHVHRITNRLKWHRPPTSTPEQTRLNLQSWLPPHLHKPINPLLVGFGQVICLPVGPRCDICLLGQKEICPSRVKGTTAKGRKEVVYSFEEEEDVVAMGQWRWGQAKGVKNEAKVEIGYEEGLEKIKDEEPENSVEVEQMIGEPGMRRPDEVLEILDQVDGPTDIDAQPIIKTENVYW is encoded by the exons ATGTCGAGAAGGCCAAATCTCCGCTCGACAACGTCAGCGCTCAATCAGAGGGTTGCTATCATCCCCACAGATGCAGTCAAAGCAGAACAGCCAAGCTCCAAGCTCACGTACACGTCCCTCCGTCGACCAACCAGATCGAGTGCTACAGTGGAAGAACCGGCACCACCTGTCAAGAACAGCAAATTAGACATCGCCAAGTACGAATACAAAGACCGCATACCTTCTCCTAGAAAGCGCCCGAGAATAAATGATGTtgccaaggaggaagaagttggaACAAAGACAAGTCCGGTAAAGTCTCCGGCAAAAAAACCATTGCCACAGGTATCGCTTGCAAAGCCTCATGCGGCCCCTGCAAAATGGGAAGAACAGTACCGATTGATTGAAAAGATGAGGCGGGGTATTGTCGCTCCTGTTGATGATAT GGGCTGCGAACGGCCGAGAACCAATACCGAAGGAGATCCAAAG ACTTTCCGTTTCCACATCCTCATATCTCTCATGCTTTCCTCTCAAACAAAAGATGCTGTGACATCAGCAGCCGTCACCGCTCTTCACTCCTCTCTGCCCGGTGGTCTTTCTGCCGCCTCTCTCGCCGCTGCACCTTTGGAAACCATCCAGGAATGTATCAACAAGGTTGGATTCTGGCGACGAAAGGCAGAATACATCCAAGAAGCTGCAAAGACGCTTTTggaacaagaaggagatgagaaagGAGACGTGCCAAAAACAGTTGAAGGTTTGTGCAAGTTGAAAGGCGTAGGGCCTAAAATGGCTTTCTTAGCTCTGCAATGCGCTTGGGATAT TAACGCTGGAATCGGAGTTGACGTCCACGTTCATCGCATCACAAATCGCCTCAAATGGCACCGTCCACCTACATCCACCCCAGAACAAACCCGACTCAATCTTCAATCATGGCTTCCCCCCCATTTACATAAACCTATCAACCCCTTGTTGGTGGGTTTTGGTCAAGTAATCTGTCTCCCTGTTGGGCCTAGGTGCGATATCTGTCTGTTAGGCCAAAAGGAGATATGTCCAAGCCGAGTAAAAGGGACGACTGCCAAGGGGAGAAAAGAGGTGGTGTATAGttttgaggaagaggaggatgtggttGCTATGGGGCAGTGGCGGTGGGGTCAAGCGAAGGGAGTTAAGAATGAGGCTAAGGTTGAGATTGGGTATGAGGAAGGACTGGAGAAAATCAAAGATGAGGAACCAGAGAATTCGGTCGAGGTGGAGCAGATGATTGGGGAGCCGGGGATGAGACGGCCCGATGAAGTGTTAGAGATATTGGATCAGGTAGACGGTCCCACGGATATCGATGCGCAGCCCATCATAAAGACCGAAAACGTCTACTGGTAA
- a CDS encoding ATP-dependent RNA helicase ROK1, producing MASAFSLLTAGGAKFDKNRFKDDFQLFEAKKRKDRKGKSKQVDAVAVGSTLPSSLDFFGDHPHPQHKPEPESESESDSESDSGSSSTSIPAPPPQKITLTGSEPLPKSLHTNLPSLVNHESHSLTSAEGGPLLSALSQANIHSLWGVQCAVGGCLLEDRDTLCVAPTGSGKTLSYVLPTIVKLREPARKLKGTDEGKGVRALVVVPTHDLAVQIQGVIKAVTRGRHWRSMVLTKATEKAVWESAPGESVKSDEDGDSEMKDGEDSGDEEEDEDDNESTGSVDEFAPKVSGNPEGLGIDVLVATPERLHHLIDSRRISLARTKYVILDESDRLLSSDFLPQVEPILSACSNPAVQKCFLSATMPAGAEALAKKWLKDGGVRVVVGVKDSAVTTVDQSLLYTGSESGKLLALRNLISSGQLPYPSLIFVQSIDRAEELYKTLVLDGIKVDAVHGGKAKTKRDEAIKDFRVGAVWMLVVTEVLARGMDFRGVKVVINYDFPQTVPSYIHRIGRTGRAGRPGKAITFFNIEDGPYLRTIANVLRSSGCPVPDYMLDMKKPTKNEKKKLAKAPPKRKAVGGGGRDLNREAGKKKKQMVEASKKRKMLEKKEKGGDKEKNNDEE from the exons ATGGCGTCTGCATTCAGCTTGCTCAcagcaggaggagcaaaGTTTGACAAGAACAGGTTCAAGGATGACTTCCAGCTCTTTGAAGCG AAAAAGCGCAAAGATCGTAAGGGCAAAAGCAAGCAGGTAGACGCAGTGGCTGTAGGATCAACCCTTCCCAGCTCATTGGATTTTTTTGGAGACCACCCCCATCCTCAGCACAAGCCAGAGCCGGAGTCCGAGTCCGAGTCAGACTCTGAATCCGACTCTGGTTCCTCCTCAACGTCTATACCtgcacctcctcctcaaaaGATTACTCTGACCGGATCCGAACCACTTCCCAAATCTCTTCACACCAATCTGCCATCATTGGTCAACCATGAGTCCCATTCACTTACCTCTGCCGAAGGAGgacctcttctttctgctcTCTCACAAGCAAATATTCATTCTCTTTGGGGCGTACAGTGTGCTGTCGGAGGATGCCTGTTGGAAGACAGAGATACCCTCTGTGTGGCGCCCACCGGTTCTGGAAAGACATTGTCTTATGTACTTCCTACCATCGTCAAGCTGCGTGAACCCGCAAGGAAACTCAAAGGTACCGATGAAGGCAAAGGTGTGCGAGCATTGGTTGTGGTACCCACGCACGATTTGGCCGTTCAGATCCAGGGTGTCATCAAGGCGGTAACCAGGGGTAGGCATTGGAGGTCCATGGTTCTTACAAAGGCTACCGAGAAGGCGGTTTGGGAAAGTGCTCCAGGGGAATCTGTCAAGTCggacgaggatggtgatagcgagatgaaggatggagaggatagtggagatgaagaagaagatgaagacgacaATGAGTCTACTGGCTCTGTGGACGAGTTTGCGCCCAAGGTCTCTGGGAACCCGGAAGGTCTTGGTATCGACGTGCTCGTTGCTACACCAGAGCGTCTTCACCACCTCATCGATTCTCGACGGATCTCCCTTGCTCG AACCAAATATGTTATCCTCGACGAGTCAGATCGTCTCCTCTCGTCCGATTTCCTGCCCCAAGTCGAACCCATCCTCTCAGCATGCTCCAACCCTGCCGTCCAAAAATGTTTCTTGTCCGCCACCATGCCTGCAGGCGCCGAAGCCCTCGCCAAAAAGTGGCTGAAGGATGGTGGCGTTCGCGTGGTTGTCGGCGTGAAAGATTCTGCAGTCACCACTGTCGACCAATCCCTTCTCTACACAGGCTCCGAATCGGGTAAACTCCTCGCCCTTCGAAACCTCATTTCCTCTGGTCAACTTCCATATCCGTCACTCATCTTTGTCCAATCTATCGACCGAGCAGAAGAGCTTTACAAGACGTTGGTGTTGGATGGGATTAAGGTGGATGCTGTGCATGGTGGCAAggcgaagacgaagagagatgaggcGATCAAGGACTTTAGGGTGGGCGCTGTTTGGATGCTGGTTGTCACGGAAGTTTTGGCGCGTGGAATGGACTTTAGAGGTGTCAAGGTTGTCATCAACTATG ATTTCCCCCAGACTGTTCCGAGTTACATCCACCGAATAGGTCGTACCGGTCGAGCCGGTCGTCCAGGAAAAGCCATCACATTCTTCAACATCGAAGACGGCCCTTATCTTCGTACCATCGCCAATGTACTCCGCTCTTCTGGATGCCCAGTTCCAGACTATATGCTAGATATGAAGAAGCCTACCaagaatgagaagaagaagctcgcCAAGGCCCCgccgaagaggaaggctgttggtggaggtggaagggaCTTGAATAGGGAAgcagggaagaagaagaagcagatggTTGAGGCTAgtaagaagagaaagatgttagagaagaaggagaagggtggggataaggagaagaaTAATGATGAGGAATAG
- a CDS encoding DNA polymerase epsilon p12 subunit, with protein MQVEYESSPIVEQPSFGEGVSFRPGSPQAGGAESEEEQDEEDAEAGEGSGAKKPARKRIIKQRQSLAEKQPGTTMFPVARVKKIVKADRDIDIMSSEAVFMVSVAAEYFIKHFMEEGYTKARLEKRKLINYRDMANVVARSEEFDFLRDVIPTPMPLSEAIEKRKRKVVAEENLDEDASASSHLNDEDLPPLVPSTNPAFPNAIVKKPSNTHAKGASAKAKADAPTSEKEELRSVAPNAQGTRKSARRSTMGAEDEADKSYLNGLRAEGADEEAITSDGDEKMDEE; from the exons ATGCAAGTAGAATACGAGTCATCTCCCATCGTGGAGCAGCCGTCTTTTGGAGAAGGCGTGTCTTTTCGACCGGGCAGTCCACAGGCTGGCGGTGCcgagtcggaagaagagcaggatgaagaggatgcgGAAGCTGGTGAAG GTTCTGGTGCTAAGAAACCAGCTCGCAAGAGGATCATCAAGCAGCGCCAGTCGCTCGCCGAAAAGCAGCCTGGCACGACCATGTTCCCCGTCGCCCGagtcaagaagattgtTAAAGCTGATCGGGATATTGATATCATGAGTAGCGAGGCTGTTTTCATGGTttctgttgctgct GAATATTTCATTAAACACTTTATGGAGGAAGGTTATACCAAGGCGAGATTAGAGAAGCGAAAGTTGATAAATTACCGGGATATGG CCAATGTGGTCGCTCGTTCTGAAGAATTTGACTTTTTAAGAG ATGTGATCCCCACACCAATGCCTCTTTCAGAAGCTATAGAAAAACGGAAAAGAAAGGTTGTCGCGGAGGAAAATCTTGACGAGGACGCCTCCGCATCATCCCACCTTAACGATGAggatcttcctcctttaGTACCATCTACGAACCCCGCATTCCCTAACGCTATTGTCAAGAAACCTTCCAATACACATGCCAAGGGGGCTTCAGCCAAGGCGAAGGCGGATGCACCCACAtctgaaaaggaggaacTTCGGTCAGTCGCGCCTAATGCCCAAGGCACTAGAAAATCCGCTAGACGAAGTACGATGGGTGCTGAAGATGAGGCGGATAAGTCTTATCTTAATGGACTGCGTGCGGAAGGCGCAGACGAGGAGGCCATTACGAGCGACGGtgatgagaagatggacGAAGAATAA
- a CDS encoding adenylate cyclase encodes MSIPLYLLPCLAFHLPSYFSFHFPSIWSQLERLTCAIRMPMFRRSASSHSTSDAAAPPTITNVTEGSPVSSGSITRQKRSRSHGGGGSPASTFSSRFGISRHLSHQFQQPHEQEQGQVPPPEKPATREVPVSLEPEIYGSEAGEDSNFGQEPAGEQLIPETRSSSRQSRRSSRELSVQTIEPSSDDEIRSPEKRRVSPLMKRLGEEPPFMLPHPSLSDSTYQAYPGVVIGSFAGGGPDTLFGNGMQLEGTVDDILDPNAARQEDRGNQVPAGANIAPWLMDDGPPSRSENPSPALSETQERPVKGPAAALREKDPRKTSTVLNHFSSVPSLPKIRRHGRAATTTPDQTPRGSTHSQSNLASSSSSLNNESRESRAGSDDSIQTTLTQKGRRQSPGEWGQASAVPPPSKGTRPGRFGSTASIISGTGSVGEKKKSLFGGLLKRKTNPNLSLNPISHDFTTSEHRGSAGSIPLSASSSKLSSCSLSSLPSKSPPFTSPPEAFSRQFLPANYVHEGAVSPLQEISESPFHLDMNLDDMEGIIDPAKAGLPSTVAYRPSASSEVTTDSSASESMRLEEALNQTSSFGTSVSGASRGSDGTKMPGRIVLGEAERLPTPFTGTDPFQQHRESASTTGSDGKPFSPPSPHTLSPKHHLPSSSANQPRRPSALRNVETGQVDETPQLSASEGSIQPISPSWAGGSGITVFNDPFSTSRQRQEQPPNSAGLSPSTTAYPSAVTQPGPSTARFLITAGSTTPSAAWAAPESWGVEADEAPAEEITSSDEDDWAGLGVEEVASASPTSDTLPSPPTSPRASSLPSPKRAPPFGFKSQQRAKPGTSGTTDSTTSAAGRRKGKRVGSSGRPATGRPGTSGSAYNPSSLHWIRIYRADKSYMLYNLPLNTSTGELLALLAAQAEQGMVRGKNVAINMKLYICERGQNRMLLPSEKPLTIQHRRLLQLGHTEADHLDELGKNDMAVLCRFIYQAPILPIMDPEEESSYDSFEFIDIASRDLQTIPIFLHLHAHDIIILNISKNPMTDIPLDFIQACTSLKELRMSNMALKRVPISIRASTTLARLDVSCNRIADLESVALHEVETLVSLKVQNNKLTSMPSYFAQMKSLKYLNISNNKFETFPSVVCEMSNLVDLDVSFNNIAELPAKMSDLKSLEKLGLYSNDISKFPESFCTLANLRILDVRRNKITDLSAVYALPNLATLQADNNNIVTLDAQLGANVRQFSVPHNSVTRFTLAPPPNMAVVTYMLTNLDLSHGKISTLADEAFSGLTNLVTLNLNFNQFTKLPATLGRLTSLEVFSCTDNMLNLVPAGFGKLQRLRMINLHNNNLKSLPEDLWACGALEVFNASSNLLDSFIPPPADIESVVGRVGSGTSQTSNGRKKYSVPPIGLSIRKLFLADNRLNDDVFHWISLMPSLRIINLSFNDIYEVPPFTLCKCERLEALYLSGNKLTNLPSEDLEKLQSLKVLHLNGNKLQTLPSELGAIKTLQHLDVGSNVLKYNIANWPYDWNWNWNTSLRYLNLSGNKRLEIKPTSAHEMSHASSFRKELSDFTALTQLRVLGLMDVTLRIPSLPDESEEKRVRTSFSDINNMAYGISDMLGSIDNLAMFDLVVPHFRGKENECLFGMFGRVTTTLQGGKIAKYVQEIFAETLTAHLHQLEPGEEPSEALRRTFLLGDRKAFEFFSDKLQLEKERKPSWTSFASFDSMFRGWTPGVNSVLRTGASGAVVYLVDKVLHVGSIGDTLVVLSRKGDAELLSKRHDPTDREESARIRKAEAWVSTKGFVNDDKDLDISRAFGYWHECPAVNAAPEIRTRRLQESDEFVIIGNHALWQFCSYQTAVDIARTERDDPMMAAQKLRDFAISYGAEGNVMVMVVNVSDLFLAKGGRARGPSKQTATDANADVEGYAVAKRQVRRRYDEVGDRTLNRLQQEIEPPVGQVAIVFTDIVNSTHLWETNPAMPTAIKMHHNLMRRQLRLDGGYEVKTEGDSFMVSFQSVASALLWSFNCQIGLLQQEWPRELLEAHDGKVVYDSNGTIVQRGLRVRMGVHWGAPECEKDPITRRMDYYGPMVNRAARINASADGGQLMASQDVLNEIAPLMEYLNSSDEQVLNDLQGDLKREVMELRRIGLEVRDMGDRKLKGLEVPERLHLLYPKTLAGRLEISNEIRAEVEVNDARKSAERQRSVDIDQVYQLSDIALRLEAVCCYNPTPSSPGDTPTAGVMRLHPPASYLGPSIREDMNDEELWTIIESLVGRIENVMSTLYLKNFGEFSAVLAALESATKIDQKLIVHALALMNEAMGKDEENAI; translated from the exons ATGTCAATTCCCCTGTATCTTTTGCCTTGCCTGGCTTTCCATTTACCGTCTtatttctccttccactttcCATCGATCTGGTCCCAGCTTGAACGGCTGACCTGCGCCATCAGGATGCCCATGTTTCGCAGGTCCGCATCGTCGCACAGCACCTCGGATGCTGCTGCTCCACCCACTATCACAAACGTCACGGAAGGATCTCCCGTTTCATCCGGAAGTATCACGCGGCAAAAGAGGTCACGCAGtcatggaggaggaggatcgCCGGCAAGCACATTCTCTTCAAGATTTGGGATTTCCAGACATTTATCCCACCAATTTCAACAGCCTCATGAGCAGGAGCAAGGGCAAGTGCCCCCGCCAGAAAAGCCGGCAACAAGAGAGGTCCCGGTTTCGTTAGAGCCAGAGATATATGGCAGTGAGGCTGGAGAGGACTCCAATTTCGGTCAAGAACCTGCAGGTGAACAGCTCATACCGGAGACACGTTCATCGTCTCGTCAAAGCCGACGCTCCTCCCGCGAACTATCAGTTCAAACTATAGAGCCGTCTAGTGATGACGAAATACGGTCTCCCGAGAAGCGGCGAGTATCTCCTCTGATGAAACGGCTTGGCGAGGAACCTCCGTTTATGCTTCCCCATCCCTCACTCTCAGACTCAACATACCAGGCGTATCCCGGTGTAGTCATTGGTTCTTTTGCGGGAGGAGGCCCAGACACGTTGTTTGGCAACGGGATGCAGCTAGAAGGGACGGTGGACGATATTCTAGACCCGAATGCTGCAAGGCAAGAGGATAGAGGGAACCAGGTTCCAGCAGGAGCAAATATCGCCCCATGgttgatggatgatggtcCTCCATCACGGTCCGAGAATCCGTCCCCAGCATTGTCGGAAACGCAAGAAAGACCTGTCAAAGGACCTGCGGCAGCTCTCAGAGAGAAGGACCCCAGGAAAACTTCCACCGTCCTCAACCATTTCTCCTCTGTGCCTTCACTGCCAAAAATAAGGCGACACGGTAGGGCAGCGACAACAACTCCTGATCAAACTCCTCGCGGGTCTACCCATTCTCAGTCCAATCTCGCTTCAAGTTCTTCAAGCTTGAATAATGAAAGTCGCGAATCTCGTGCTGGTTCCGACGACTCAATACAGACGACTTTAACCCAAAAAGGTCGCAGGCAATCACCAGGAGAATGGGGACAAGCAAGCGCTGTGCCACCACCAAGCAAAGGCACCAGGCCAGGGAGGTTTGGAAGCACTGCAAGCATTATCAGTGGAACAGGAAGCGTGGgtgagaaaaagaagagtttATTTGGGGGGCTcttgaaaaggaagacgaaTCCAAACTTATCTCTCA ATCCAATATCACACGACTTTACAACCTCTGAACATCGGGGGAGTGCTGGATCCATTCCACTCTCtgcatcctcttccaaatTGTCCTCTTGCTCGTTATCGTCGCTGCCCTCTAAATCACCACCATTCACTTCCCCTCCCGAGGCTTTCTCCCGTCAATTCTTACCAGCCAACTATGTACACGAAGGGGCAGTCTCACCCTTGCAGGAAATTAGCGAATCACCTTTCCATTTGGATATGAACCTGGATGATATGGAGGGGATTATTGATCCGGCCAAAGCAGGTTTACCCTCAACGGTTGCATATCGTCCTTCTGCCAGTTCAGAGGTGACAACAGATTCTTCTGCAAGCGAGTCTATGCGCCTTGAAGAGGCGCTCAACCAGACAAGCAGTTTTGGGACGTCGGTTTCTGGTGCCTCCCGAGGATCGGACGGGACAAAAATGCCAGGTAGGATTGTCCTCGGTGAGGCAGAGAGGTTGCCGACACCATTTACTGGGACGGATCCCTTCCAGCAACATCGAGAATCTGCATCCACTACAGGCAGCGACGGCAAacctttttctccacccAGTCCTCATACTTTATCTCCGAAACACCacctcccatcttcttctgccaaTCAGCCCCGTCGGCCTTCTGCACTAAGAAATGTGGAAACCGGCCAGGTTGATGAGACTCCCCAGCTATCAGCTTCAGAAGGGTCAATACAACCGATCTCACCGTCTTGGGCCGGTGGAAGCGGCATAACCGTTTTTAATGATCCATTTTCCACTTCACGCCAGAGGCAGGAACAACCGCCAAACTCAGCAGGTTTATCGCCCTCTACTACCGCTTATCCATCTGCTGTGACACAGCCAGGGCCGAGCACAGCAAGATTCCTAATTACCGCTGGTTCTACGACACCTTCAGCAGCTTGGGCGGCTCCAGAAAGTTGGGGTGTTGAGGCTGACGAGGCTCCAGCGGAGGAGATAACCTCGtctgatgaggatgattggGCTGGTCTTGGCGTTGAAGAAGTTGCCTCAGCGTCACCCACTTCGGACACCCTCCCCTCGCCTCCAACTTCGCCTAGAGCATCGTCATTACCTTCTCCCAAAAGAGCACCGCCGTTTGGATTCAAGTCACAACAGCGAGCTAAACCTGGGACGTCAGGGACAACAGACTCGACAACGTCTGCAGCGGGGAGAcggaaggggaagagggttGGGTCAAGTGGTAGACCAGCGACGGGAAGACCGGGAACTAGTGGAAGTGCTTATaatccttcatctctg CATTGGATAAGGATTTACCGTGCAGATAAGAGCTACATGCTCTATAATTTGCCTCTGAACACCTCCACTGGGGAGCTATTAGCGCTGCTGGCGGCGCAAGCGGAGCAAGGAATGGTAAGAGGGAAAAACGTCGCGATAAACATGAAGTTGTATATCTGCGAGCGAGGGCAGA ATCGTATGCTTCTCCCATCTGAGAAACCGTTAACAATCCAACATCGAAGATTATTACAGCTGGGCCATACTGAGGCAGATCATCTCGACGAGTTAGGAAAGAACGACATGGCTGTGTTATGTCGGTTCATTTACCAGGCACCCATCCTGCCCATTATGGATCCC gaggaggagagttCTTACGACTCGTTTGAATTCATTGATATCGCCAGCCGAGACTTACAAaccatccccatcttcttACACCTCCACGCTCACGACATTATCATCCTCAATATCTCCAAAAACCCTATGACGGATATTCCACTCGATTTCATTCAGGCTTGTACTAGCTTGAAAGAGCTGCGCATGTCCAATATGGCCTTAAAGAGGGTGCCTATCAGTATCCGCGCAAGTACGACATTGGCGAGACTGGATGTTTCGTGTAATCGCATTGCTGACCTTGAGAGTGTGGCCCTTCACGAGGTTGAGACGCTCGTATCACTCAAAGTGCAGAACAACAAGCTCACTTCAATGCCAAGCTACTTTGCGCAGATGAAGAGTCTCAAATATCTCAACATCTCCAATAACAAGTTTGAAACTTTCCCCTCGGTGGTCTGTGAAATGTCGAACTTGGTGGATTTGGATGTGTCGTTCAACAACATCGCAGAGCTGCCTGCCAAGATGTCCGATCTCAAATCTCTGGAGAAACTCGGCTTATACAGTAACGATATATCCAAGTTCCCCGAATCGTTTTGTACCCTTGCAAACTTACGCATCCTTGATGTAAGAAGAAACAAGATCACCGACCTTAGTGCTGTGTACGCTTTGCCGAACCTTGCGACCCTTCAAGCggacaacaacaacatcgTCACGCTCGATGCTCAGTTGGGTGCTAATGTTCGGCAATTCTCCGTCCCTCACAATTCGGTCACCCGATTTACACTTGCTCCTCCCCCAAACATGGCAGTCGTTACATACATGCTCACAAATCTTGACCTCTCGCATGGTAAAATTTCAACTTTAGCAGATGAAGCATTTAGCGGTTTAACCAATCTGGtcaccctcaacctcaattTCAACCAGTTCACAAAACTGCCTGCAACACTCGGTAGATTGACGAGCTTGGAGGTCTTTTCGTGCACGGATAATATGCTTAACTTGGTGCCCGCTGGTTTTGGCAAACTCCAAAGACTTCGGATGATCAACTTGCACAACAACAATCTCAAGAGTCTCCCGGAGGATCTGTGGGCTTGTGGTGCCCTTGAGGTCTTCAATGCGAGTTCAAACTTGCTGGATTCTTTTATTCCCCCGCCTGCAGACATAGAATCCGTCGTCGGTCGTGTCGGATCAGGTACTTCGCAGACCAGTAATGGTCGGAAAAAGTACAGCGTGCCGCCGATTGGACTGAGCATTCGcaagctcttcctcgctGACAATAGGCTCAACGACGACGTCTTCCACTGGATTTCTCTTATGCCCAGTTTGCGCATCATCAACCTTAGTTTCAATGACATCTATGAGGTACCGCCGTTCACTTTGTGCAAATGCGAGAGACTTGAAGCACTCTATTTGAGTGGAAATAAGTTGACGAATCTGCCATCTGAGGATCTGGAAAAGCTGCAGAGCTTAAAGGTATTACATTTGAACGGCAACAAGCTGCAGACACTGCCTAGTGAGCTGGGAGCGATCAAGACATTGCAGCATCTGGATGTTGGGAGCAATGTGCTCAAATATAACATTGCCAACTGGCCTTATGATTGGAACTG GAATTGGAATACTTCACTGCGTTACCTCAACTTGTCCGGTAATAAGCGTCTCGAAATCAAACCCACTTCGGCGCACGAAATGAGCCacgcctcctccttccgcAAAGAGCTTTCGGATTTCACCGCCCTCACTCAACTCCGCGTCCTTGGTCTGATGGACGTTACCCTTCGTattccttcccttcctgaCGAAAGTGAAGAAAAGCGTGTACGAACGTCATTCTCGGATATCAATAATATGGCGTACGGCATCTCGGATATGTTGGGCTCCATTGACAATCTTGCCATGTTTGACTTGGTAGTCCCGCATTTcagaggaaaggagaatgaGTGTTTATTTGGGATGTTCGGAAGAGTAACGACTACGCTACAAGGCGGAAAGATTGCAAAATATGTCCAAGAAATCTTTGCAGAGACTTTGACTGCCCACTTGCACCAACTGGAACCTGGAGAAGAGCCAAGTGAAGCTTTGAGGAGAACCTTCCTGTTGGGTGATCGTAAAGCCTTTGAGTTCTTCAGCGATAAACTTCAGCTTGAAAAGGAGCGCAAGCCGTCGTGGACGAGTTTCGCTAGCTTTGACAGCATGTTCCGTGGCTGGACACCAGGTGTCAACTCGGTCTTGCGCACTGGTGCTTCTGGTGCTGTGGTTTACCTCGTGGACAAGGTCCTACACGTAGGAAGTATAGGCGATACTCTTGTCGTGCTTTCACGCAAGGGCGACGCTGAACTTCTTTCGAAGAGACACGATCCCACAGATCGTGAAGAAAGTGCGCGAATTCGAAAGGCAGAAGCATGGGTGTCGACCAAAGGTTTCGTCAATGATGATAAAGACCTCGACATTTCGCGAGCCTTTGGATACTGGCACGAGTGCCCTGCTGTCAATGCTGCGCCCGAAATCAGGACCCGTCGGCTGCAGGAATCTGATGAGTTTGTGATCATTGGTAACCACGCATTATGGCAGTTTTGTTCTTACCAAACAGCTGTTGACATCGCAAGGACCGAAAGGGACGATCCAATGATGGCGGCGCAAAAGTTGAGAGACTTTGCAATTTCGTACGGAGCCGAAGGGAACGTGATGGTCATGGTGGTGAATGTGTCTGATTTGTTCCTTGCCAAAGGCGGTCGAGCGCGCGGGCCATCGAAGCAGACAGCTACCGATGCCAATGCCGATGTGGAAGGATACGCCGTTGCAAAGAGACAGGTCAGGAGGAGGTACGATGAGGTTGGCGATCGAACACTCAACCGACTCCAGCAAGAGATTGAACCTCCTGTTGGCCAAGTGGCGATTGTCTTCACAGACATTGTCAATTCTACTCACCTGTGGGAGACAAACCCCGCAATGCCGACAGCTATTAAAATGCATCACAACCTTATGCGACGGCAACTCCGATTGGACGGTGGATACGAAGTTAAGACAGAAGGAGACTCGTTCATGGTGTCTTTCCAATCTGTTGCTTCTGCGTTGTTATGGTCTTTCAACTGTCAGATTGGCTTGCTCCAACAAGAGTGGCCGAGAGAGCTTCTCGAGGCGCACGATGGGAAGGTGGTGTACGATTCGAACGGGACGATTGTTCAACGAGGCTTGCGGGTGCGTATGGGTGTTCATTGGGGTGCGCCAGAGTGCGAAAAAGATCCAATcacgaggaggatggacTACTACGGTCCCATGGTGAATCGTGCTGCGCGTATCAATGCAAGTGCAGATGGAGGCCAGTTGATGGCGAGCCAAGACGTCCTGAATGAGATTGCGCCGCTGATGGAGTATCTGAACTCAAGTGATGAACAAGTGTTGAATGATCTGCAGGGCGATTTGAAGAGGGAAGTTATGGAGTTGAGAAGAATTGGTCTAGAGGTTAGAGACATGGGCGACAGGAAGCTCAAAGGACTTGAAG TGCCCGAAAGGCTTCATTTGCTTTATCCCAAGACTCTAGCCGGCCGACTGGAGATTTCCAACGAGATCCGAGCCGAAGTCGAAGTCAACGATGCTCGCAAATCTGCTGAACGTCAGCGCAGTGTTGATATTGACCAAGTCTATCAACTTTCCGATATCGCCTTGCGATTAGAAGCTGTCTGCTGCTACAACCCTACTCCCTCATCACCTGGTGACACTCCCACGGCAGGTGTCATGAGATTGCATCCTCCAGCAAGTTATCTGGGGCCTTCTATAAGAGAGGATATGAACGATGAAGAGCTGTGGACGATCATTGAAAGCTTAGTGGGGAGGATTGAAAACGTGATGTCAACTTTG TATCTCAAAAACTTTGGAGAATTTAGTGCTGTATTGGCCGCTTTGGAGTCGGCCACGAAAATTGACCAAAAACTCATCGTGCATGCGTTGGCGTTAATGAACGAGGCGAtggggaaagatgaagagaacgCGATATGA